In Salvelinus sp. IW2-2015 linkage group LG3, ASM291031v2, whole genome shotgun sequence, the DNA window CTTGTTGAGACAAATGTATGGGATCGTTTGGAGGTAGGCCGTTTGCATGAATATACAGTATTGCTGTGGCAATTTACAGATGAAACGGGATTTACCTTTAATGTCCAGCTTGGTCCCATTCCCAAACAGTATCTCCCCACatgaggccacagcacagtagtaagtGCCAGCATCAGATAAGCTGAGGTTCCTcttggggaggttgtagacacagctctgtgtaggagacccagcctcagggctcttctcacactgatcactcctgtatccatgggtgtaaatgattcctggacgggattctcctgagccatgtctgaaccaatagacactgtgttctcctgcacaggtctcagtgtgtattgtacagttcagagtcacagagtctcctGGCTGGGCTGACTCAGACGCAGGCTGCTGGAGCACAGACATGCTGTTGGACTCTGAGTCTGAAGAGAGTGAGTAACTAAAGTAAGACTAAAGTAAGGTGTATGGGTGAAAAATATTACAAGCCATGTATTCACCAGCAGCATTTGATGAAACAGTTGTACGAGCATCAACATATCAACATACAGGGCCACACAATTTGCAATGCTGGAAAAAGTCCttaatgtcatacttgagtaaaagtaacgataccttaatagaaaatgtctcaagtaaaagtgaaagtcacctagtaaaataatacttgagtaaaagtctaaaagtatctggttttaaatgtacttaagtacagtttGGGGGAAAGTACTCAAATGTCAAGtgaatgctatacatcaaattccttctATTAGGCAAACTAGACGGCACActctcacactccaacactcaagacatcatttacaaacgcagtatttgtgtttagtgagtccgccatatcagaggcagtagagatgacaatGCGTTATATTGATAAATGTATGTGCGtcaattggaccatattgctgtcctgcctgagcattcgaaatgtatgagtacttttgagtgtcagggaaaatttgTGGGAGTAAAAAGTtgatattttctttaggaatgtagtggagtaaaagtcaaagttgtcaaaaatataaatggtaaagtaaagtacagataccccaaaaaacaacttaagtagtactttgaagtatttatacttaattactttacaccactgaacatTTTGAAATTCAAGACACAAATGTTTAGTTACCTTTGACAATTAAAACAGTTCCCTCTCCAATAGTGAGCTCATAGATGACTCTAGTGGAACAATAGTATGTAGCCGAGTCCCCTGGCTCTGCCTTGGAAATGGTCAAATTACAGGTGTAGACTCCTCTCCTCACACCCAAACGCTTGGTCTCAGTAAAGTCCTTGATAAAATTGTTGGAATAATAACTCTCTTGGCCAACATATGCTGATGACGCCATGTGAAGGGGTTTCTGTCCAACACTCTGCTTGAACCAATCAAAACTGGTCACTGACACATTTGGACGAAAGCAAGTGAGAGTCACAGTGCCTCCCAGCTCAGTAACCATCACAGGGGTTGGTTGGATTACGTTTGGTTTGGTAAAAGCACAAACTgtcaaagcaaacaaacaaaatagatcaaaaacaaagacatggaTAAACCATTCCTACCCGTTACAGACAGAACATCCACTTCACTGATCATAGTCAAACTACATACTTCAAATGATTAAAAAAGGAACTAAATTAAATGTCTTACACTTACCCAAGTTGATGTAAAACATAAATACTTCTCTATCCATCATTGTAACATTAGTCTCTTCTGCACTGTATAGTCTGTGGGTCTGACAGTGGGGGACTTTATATGCACCTTGTATATGATGGCACTTTACATGTACCCATCATACAGTAGGAGGGAACACTGAAACTAGAGATTTTATTGGCTGACTACAAACTAAGAAATGTGTCCTCTGGCTTGCCATAGTTTAAAAACGTTCAAAGAAGACATTGTAAAGTAAGTCAGAGTCACTGGATTCTGCCAATCAAATATTGGCTTGATATGGCTGCTTctttgttttgagaaatgaaacCTTAACTGAAATTAGTTCACTTTTGATGTTAGGACAGGAAACAGAGAAGGGTCTCATTCCGCTCTTCTCCAGCTAGTACCTCGGGTACTACTGTGTCCAGCAGAGGTTGAACTAACACTCAATAGGAATTTACCCACCATAGCATAAAAACTGCATATCCAGCATGCTCTTGGTTTTCATCCTAGGCCCCTAGGTGGCTAATAAACACATATGTAGTTATGATTATAATATGAGTGTACCCTATCTAAAAGTGTGCCTAGATCGAACAAATAGGGAGAATACCCATGACCTCTCGATTAGTGTAAGATCTCAGAACTTACCCACACTTCACTGCTTGTTGCCCAGTGGCTGTATAGGGCACTTTTTGGGGGGCAAATACATGGTTTGGGTGGGTAGGAACCTACTATACCCTGAGTCAGCCCACAGATATAAATAGATGGATGATGACAAGGCTTAACGGAATCAGAATTTGGTTgtggccagtggtggaaaaagtacacaattgtcatacttgagtaaaagtaaagataccttaatagaaaatgactcaagtaaaagagaaagtcacccagtaaaatactacttgagtaaaagtctaaaagtatttggttttaaatatatttaagtatcaaaagaaaatgttattgctaaaatatagttaagtatcaaaagtaaaagtataaataatttcaaattccttatactaagcaaaccagacagcaccattttcgtgttattttaatgtatggatagccagaggcacactccaccactgggacataatttacaaacgaagcatgtgtgtttagtgagtctgccagatcagaggcagtaggatgaccagggatgttctcttgataagtgcgtgaattggaccattttcctgtcctgttaagcattcaaaatgtaacaagtacttttgggtatcagggaaaatatatggagtaaaaagtacataattttttgttgttgtaatgtactgaagtaaaagtaaaagttgtcaaaaatatgagtagtaaagtaaagtacagataccccgaaaaacgacttaagtagtactttaaagtatttttacttaaatacttcaCACCACTGGTTGTGGCTCACAAACTTCTCTGAATCATGTTATCCAGAAACAAACTGTTTGTGTACTGGTTTCCTTTATTTTAATGGTGGCTAATCTGACGCAGGCTAACCCAGAACAACAGGCCCTCTGTTCTGGAATCTAATCTGTTTACTGGAGAGTAAGATATGTGGTTTGGCCCCTTATGACAAttgtatcatcatcattatcatcatcattatattaCATATAAACATTAACTATTATTTTTAAATTTATGAGTGCAAATCATTGTAACTTTTTATTTATAATTTGGGGGTATGAAAGAGAAAATTGAAATTGTTCAAATCCCTACAGAATTTGAACTTGATGACCTGCTGTGGTTCTCATCATTGTCCACTAGAGCGCGGCATTCTCTCATCTGTCACCTTTGGATAGGTATtgctgacaacgtcacgaaatcGATGCGCACGCTGATGGGGCAgcagtctgtgtgttgttgtgattctggatggaaagatagcaacaatgacaagaaactgccatgtggggaatcgtaagtcgTTCTTTGAAGTTAGTtgcatcttgttcttgataccatgtcttgttttgaggtgttttgactggttTCATGTCAAATATGGCAAAAATGTGCTGTAaggatgtatttgagagacaacaagtgctcattgtgcacatttatttatgttttcaataaacattggagacgaaatatagattacatgttgtcaacaacctAAGCCAACTCCATCTGTTTTGCCCTATagtttgttgctaaacaaccaaaccATCTAATAAAAATGCACACCTATAATCTACCCAAAATACTGATCATCTCCAATTCATAGGAgacaaaacataaataaaaaataaataaataaactgttcTATGAATTTATCCCAGGAATATTATTACAGGTCTTCATGCAATTTGTAGGTTACTATTTTTAACAGTGGTTGGTCAGGTATTTGAGGCGTGTACCTGATCCCCTACCGAATGAGAGGGAACAGGCAGGAGGCGCGCGAGATGCTCGAGAATCCTGTTCGGTCCTCTTCACTAGCTCCAGCCCCGCCTCACTACGACAACGCTGCCTGCCTGGTCCATCCGCATCTGTCACAACTGTCTGCAGCTGCTTGAGCTCCGTGGCATGCCCTCAGTTATACCGGGATTTAGGTGGAGGTTTTCACGAGAAAGATAGCTATGTCGGAGGTACGGAAATTTACCAAAAGGTTGAGTAAACCAGGAACGGCAGCGGAACTCAGGCAAAGCGTCTCCGAGGCTGTGAGGACATCGGTGATTGTGGTTAGTATGATGATGGCTAATAATCTCTTCTTTGGCTAGCTAACGGTAGCCTACCTTGCTGTCCAAACCCGCTCACGAAACCCGAGGGTCCGGTCCATTTATTCTGTTTAATCCGGAAAAGCCTATGTGTACTTTTAGTTCATAACGTTACTTGAATGTCTGAATGTCGAAAGACAAATTTTTTTCACAGTTATTATCGAAGAGGCATGTCAGCGTCTCACCATTTCCTCAACGTCACCCACCCAGCAGAGCTTGCTACATTAGATTAGGATACAAGCTACCTCTTTCAATTTAAAAAGGCGTATTACGTCGTAATTAGCTGGTAATTAAGCAGTGACGGTTAGCAGAAAATGACCGTATTGAAACGGGATAATGTCCATATAAAGGAAGTATCGTATTTGcagtatttgtttattttccctgTGGATAGTGGTGTGACATTGTTCAGGCAGATCATCAGAACACATGGTATTCCATTTCTCTTGGCTTCAGCTCCAGCGGCGGCTTTTGTGTGCTTGAGAATTGAGCATTGAGCAGTGCCAGTTCTGAGGTTGAATGTGCAGCTAGACTGCATGGTTTGCCTAGCTATCCCTAATTCCCTGTCGTGTAGCCTGGTCCTTTCTTTTCCCGGTACTGAATATTTGATGTTCCAGGCATGTAACGTATCATTATTGATCCTGGTGGTCTTTGATTATAGCTAGGCCTACAGTAAGAGTTCTGTCTCCATAGAAGCATTTCCTTTTTCTTTGTTGAAAGGACAATAGTAAGTGTTGTATCATGGATCATGATTTGTGCACTGGTCGGGGTTTGTGTTACAGTTGAACTGTGTGTAGTATTGGCCTGAAACACTTTGATGATGCAGGGTATGGCTTGAGATAAATTGCATATAATGCTGAAGAGGCACTGAGATTTAACCACTGACACAGGGCTCCttttggttctctctctgtctgtgtgtgtgtgtgtgtgtgtgtgtgtgtgtgtgtgtatgtgtgtgtgtgttgtgtgtgtgtgtgtgtgtgtgtgtgtgtgtgtgtgtgtgtgtgtgtgtgtgtgtgtgtgtgtgtgtgtgtgtgtgacgacctCTAGGGTTGTTTGACCTCATGCCCTCTTGATTTGTCATCATGATAGTTCTCCACTGTAAACTCTCCCACACTGTCAATGTCATCTGATTCGCTagacatttctctctttctcatatgATGCAACCAATGCAAAATCCCAGCCAAGAAAACATTCAGTGGACTTTTGCAGACCTCTTAGGCCGGATCTTTTTATTCACAAAAATCTCCAGTCAAGTGAAGATTAATCAGGCATAAGTAATCTTGTGATGAGGTTTGACGCTGACTGACGTGTGCTAGGCAACACAGGTTCCGAAGTGTGTTGTTTCTGGTTGAGCGGATGATCCTCGGGGTAATGGTCGCCGTGGTAATGGAGAACAAGTCCTGTTTTGTGGAGGTCGCGGAGCCGGCATTCTCACATGGGGATTCCCTGGAGGCATGCTCCAACCATacttcctgtgtggtgtgtgtgtgtgtgtgtgtgtgtgtgtgtgtgtgttgtgtgtgtgtgtgtgtgtgtgtgtgttgtgtgtgtgttggtgtggtgtggtgtgtgtgtgtgtgtgtcacttagTTCATGGGGCTGCTTGTCTTATTCTCCTTCCTGGAATGAACAGTTTTCTGCTCTTTCCATATTCCTGTATCTCTCAGTTGGTGTGTGTAGAAATGACCTTTCCTACATTCAATTGGAGGGGTAGGTATTTCCTTTTGTCCTGGGCTCCATTCTCTGTGATCTGAAAGCTCAATTAAAGCCTTAACTCCGTTTCAGCTCATAAGACATTGAGACGTTTTGAATGTTAGCTGAAAGGAACATACTGTAATTGACTAGGGTCGCTTATATCATAAGGAAGCTCCTGAAGCGTCTCAAGAGGTGTTGTTTGGATCTAGTCTAGAGGAACGATATACATATAAGTTGTGTATTTACTCAATCTCAAGTCAGGTCAAGGGTTGTGGGACATGGGAAGTCTGTGTTCTCAGTAAACACACCAGACTGAAGTACTTACTGGGGTCAGGTGGAGGACattggaactgtgtgtgtgtgtgtgtgtgtgtgtgtgtgtgtgtgtgtgtgtgtgtgtgtgtgtgtgtgtgtgtgtgtgtgtgtgtgtgtgtgtgtgtggtgtgtgtgtgtgtggtgtgtgtgtgtgtgttgtgtgtgtggtgtgtgtgtgtgtgtgtgtgtgtgtgtgtgtgtgtgtgtgtgtgtgtgtgtgtgcgtgtgtgtgcgtgcgtgcgtgcgtgcatatgtaCACATAAACGCCAGTAGTAAAGCCCATCTGCTAGAGATAGacttctcctctgtctttccacTGAACTGTATAAGACGGACAGCAATCTGGAAAAGTACTTCTCTCACTAACATTATAGCCAAAGCCAGTGATGGTGTTTGGAGTGTCCGGGGCCAGATTGATCGCCGAGTTGAAAAACCGGTGTGACGTACAGTAAAGTCCCATAAAGAGATGAGAAAGTGACTATATATGGGTGAAtgtagcaggcaggcaggcaggcaggcggctaCGCCCCAACCAGACCTAACCCCTtcttcctcctttcttcctctgtgtttcttcttctctctttcgttttctttctctcccaggCTGTTCTTCTCTAAAGGAGCTGAGCcagaactctctctctttccatccctctctcttttcctc includes these proteins:
- the LOC111953577 gene encoding immunoglobulin lambda-1 light chain-like produces the protein MVTELGGTVTLTCFRPNVSVTSFDWFKQSVGQKPLHMASSAYVGQESYYSNNFIKDFTETKRLGVRRGVYTCNLTISKAEPGDSATYYCSTRVIYELTIGEGTVLIVKDSESNSMSVLQQPASESAQPGDSVTLNCTIHTETCAGEHSVYWFRHGSGESRPGIIYTHGYRSDQCEKSPEAGSPTQSCVYNLPKRNLSLSDAGTYYCAVASCGEILFGNGTKLDIKVPEHDSPFDMSPTVLSLVVSNIILGIVTLLLVWALCKTQNRDSRGRTDVPTSQGNQNQDSDVLNYAAVSFTPKKKSSSRRVREKTSRDDAVYSDVRHLQQQ